cacacacacacacactaatcacTCATACAATCCTTTTAAGAGCAAACAAATTGCTACAAACAATCAGCAGGACGTGAAGAGCTGCccccatcctcatcctcacccCCACAGAACAGATTAGAGagacagaatgtgtgtgtgtccctgtggtCAGCAGACGTCTCTCACactgtccaatcacagagaCAACGTAATCTCATCACAAGAGACTGAGACAAGTTTTACTGTGGTTTGATTTTTAAAAGCTGCCACTAATCTGTACGataatggagagagagagagagagagagacagacacacagacacacagagagagagagagagagagagagacagacacacagagagagagagagagagagagagagagagagagagagagagagagagagagagacagacacacagagagagagagagagagtgagagagagagagagagtgtggtaCTCACGTGTGGACCTCAGGTTGCTCCATGAATCGTTCCACACTAAAAATCAAAGAATCAAAAACAGACACTGGTCAGGTCTGTCtttgagtgactgagtgactgagtgactgagtgaggcCAAAGTACTAACAGCCTCAACAGTAGCAGGCTGCAGAACTAGGGTTAGTGGTTTCcactgtctctgctgtctttgatgtctgtgatgtctgtgatgtgtctgacGTCTCAGACATCTCTGATGTGTCTGATGTCTCGGCTCTCTGATGTCTGTGATTTGTctgatgtctctgatgtgtctgACATCTCGGCTCTCTCTGATGTGTCTGACGTCTCTGGTGTCTCTGATGTCCTGGCTGTCTCTAATGTCTCTGCCATTTCAGATGTGTCTGATGTGTCTCGGCTGTATGTGAGTCTCGGCTGTATATGATGTGTCTGATGTGTCTGATGTCTTTGATGTGTCTGTTGTCTCTGAtctctctgctgtctctgaTGTGTTTGACGCCTCTGCTGTCTCTGATGTCTGTGATCTTGTACTCACCTCTCTTTCAGGATGAACAAAGCTCCCAGCTGGACGAGTACAGTGGAAGCAAACACAGCCAGGACCTCCAGACGTTCAAACCtggacacagaaacagagggaaacacagacggacacacagagGTGGAGTGGTCAGTGACTCTGATACACATTTCATGACAGACTGACCCATTTTATGTGGTAAACACCCAGGTCACcctgtatgtgtctgtctgtctgtctgtctgtctgtctctgtgtgtatgtgtgtctctgtgtgtgtgtgggtgtgtgttagAGCAGACTCACCCAAACGAGTAGACCTGACTGGGTTTCTTCATGTTGACCCAGGAGCTGATGAGACAGGTGATCAGGCTGCAGGTGGACGGATAGGTggacagacaggtggacagtGGAGTGATGGCAGCGAAAGAGAAAAGCGAGTGATTGATGGAGGggtgggagacagagagaggacagaggggacAGAAGACATGAGTCAGGAACAGACAGGTCAGCTGGAGTTCACCTGGAATTTACTGAaactcaaaaataaacagctgtttctaATCAATAACTCTGATCAGTTATTCACtcatctgtcaatcacacgcCTTCTACATGTCCAAGAGATAATGTTTGAGTGTAATCAAAGACTAacccaggaccaggaccaggctTACCTGAACAGGTCAAAGATTGTCAGGTAGGTGTAAGCGGTTAAAgctgaaaagagaaataaagcacggattaaaatgatgatgaaaacaaatttcatctggattattatttatactgaactcaaagtcatttacattcacaatGTTAATGTTTGTAAACAAAGAGGCGGAGcttaggtccagtgtgtaaaacaacCGTTGACAAAATGATGCATTATAAATGATTAACCATGTAGCGCCCCCTCCCTTGTGGTGAATGACTAGGCCTGTGTGTTGGTGAGTGAAACTCGGCTCTCTCTGAGTGATGTGTGATCATGTCCTCCATGTTAGTTATTACACACCAACGTGGCAGGAAGTCAGCGTGTCAGCAGGTTTTTTTAACCAGTTGGTTATCAATCAGCAGGTTATTAACCAGCTGGTTATCaatcagcaggttttttttaaaccagctgGTTATCAATCAGCAGGTTATTAACCAGCTGGTTATCGATCAACAGGGTTTTTTAACCAGCTGGTTATCaatcagcaggttttttttaaccagctgGTTATCAATCAGCAGGGTTTTTTTAACCAGCTGGTTATCAATCAGCAGGGTTTTTTAACCAGCTGGTTATCAaatcagcaggttttttttttaccagctgGTTATCAATCAGCAGGTTATTAACCAGCTGGTTATCAATCAGCAGGTTTTTTAACCAGCTGGTTATCAATCAGCAGGGTTTTAACCAGCTGGTTATCaaatcaacagtttttttaacCAGCTGGTTATCAATCAGCAGGTTATTAACCAGCTGGTTATCAAtcagcaggtttttttaaaaccagCTGGTTATcaatcagcagttttttttaaccagctgGTTATCAATCAGCAGGTTATTAACCAGCTGGTTATCAAtcagcaggtttttttaaaaccagCTGGTTATcaatcagcagttttttttaaccagctgGTTATCAATCAGCAGGTTATTAACCAGCAGGTTATCAATCAGCAAGTTATTAACCAGCTGGTTATCAATCAGCAGGTTATTAACCAATAAGCTATTTAAATCATAAGTCGTCCAAATTAAGACaattccactgtgtgtgtgtgtggttgtgtttgagtgtgtgtgtgagagagtttgtgtgtgtgttcagactgCGCTGCTGTGgggggaggaagaagatgaggatgatgatgagagcgGATTAGAGCGGCTTTGAGCTGAGAGGAACATTTTGTTTCCCCAGCATCAACGTCCATGTTGGCCAACCTGACGCCCTGTAAtcctgaccacacacacacacacgcacgcatgcattacccacacacacacacacagacagatggatgaaCTGAGAGATGGATGAACTGAGAGATGGAGACAGGAAGCGGGAGAGGTGATGGACATgtggacagacaggaggacagagggaaacagacaaacagtggTGAACGAGcaacagtcacatgacctgcTCCTCAAGGATGTCAGTAAAAgcctgtgtgatgtgtgtgtgactgtgagaccaCATACAGTGAGGACTGGAATATTATTTGATATGAATCCATGACTAAATTAATTAACCATTTTGATGATCAATGACTtggttttaggtttttttttaataactaaaaGTGATAATAACATGAAcgctgacatcacagtgaccctgaaacagagcagcacacacagcaTGATCAATATCTGAGCTGAAGTTACCCTGACTCACCCACTGGGCAAGGATAGGTTTACATacaaaccacaacacacacacacacacgtgtatatataatCAGGTTCAATTCTCTTATAAATCTGCCGcttacaaacactgacacccAGAGGACTGCGTGatacacactcgcacacacacacacacacacacacacacacactcacacactcacacacacacacacacacacacacacacctgacctcCTAATTCTCCAGGACCTGAACTAAACACCAGAACAGAATGATGGATTAAAatccttgtgtttgtttttctcaactGATCAATGAATGAGAGgaagttgaggagagagagaggaagatgagaaggagaggggagagagagagagagatgggggagaggaggagagcgagaggagagtgggagagagagaggaagacgagggaagagagagagagagagagagaggagagaagagagctagacgagaaggagagaggaaagagaggagagagagaagagaggaagacgagaaggagagagagagaggaagacgaggaggagaaaggagtaTGTGTGAGTCAGTGGGCTGCTCCTCTGCAGACAACATTAAATATTCATCCTCCTGCTCTCAcatttctcctctgtgtgtccacctcttcacttccttctctctttcctgCCATCCTTCCCTGATTCCTCACCtccctccttttttcctttgaCTATTCCTTTGCTGAAGGAAACTTTGAAGAAGTGTCGcacgcacgcactcacacacacacacacacacactcacacacacactcaaacacacacaaacacacacacacacacacacacacactaaccttaaccacaattactactggcctaatcctaatcctaacctaaccttaaaacatattttcaccttaaaatgtagtcatttacattgtggggacatgatttttgtccccacaatgtgattgtgtaaacaggtttaggacacacacacacacacacacacacacacacacacagtaaccaCAGCAGCTTAGTATCAGTGGTTCCTGTAAACAGTAAAGTGAGAGTCAGTGGTCGGTGTGTCAGCTCTGCTCATGTAAACTAAAAGCTTCTATCGACCGACTCAACTGCTGCGGTGAAGAGGAGCATCcctggagaggaagagacaggaggacaggaggacagaggaggagacagggggacagaggaggagacaagaagagaatggaggaagatgaagaagctGACACTGCTGCTGACCACAGAGAGTGAAACATGAGAAACAGGAgctgaagaacacacacacacacacacacacacacacgttataaaacaaacagcCCCGCCCACCTGTGCTGACCCTGCTGACCTCTAACCCCACCCACCAGTGATAGTCGATAACTATCTTGTGTGGAGACTTAAATATCATCCTCCACTCTTCACCatcacaatatttcattttccactTACACACAAAACTCAACAcaatcacatgaacacatgaatctcatcttcacacacacacacacacacagaaataaaataacaaacaattctgtcactgatgtaaaAACTGGATACGACCAGAAACTGATACTTATCAGTTaccagacaggtgtgtgtgtgtgtgtgtgtgtgtgatcagttgAGACAAAAAGCTGATGTCTTTACTTTGTAGAAAGCTGATCCAGTTCTTCACTGCACAATTTGATAGGAGCAAATgcgtgcgcacacacgcacgcacacacacacacgcgacgcCATCATCAATAATACAcgttatcacacacacaatactatCAACAATATCAAGACAATATCAACAGAATATCGCCATTAGccatacaaagacacacacatgctatcATTGGTTACACAAagacaccatcacacacacgcacacacacacagactagtcTGTATCATTCACCTGCagaattaatgacatttaattaaCAGGTGTTAGCTCATTAGCTGATTTCTTTAATATGATGCATATATGATGGATGTgaacaacactgtgtgtgtgtgtgtgtgtgtgtgtgtttcaggctggGTCAtaaacgttgttgttgttgtgtgacatACATTCATTCAGTCTCATGTTCTCACTCACACTGTATAAACTGAgataatgaagatgatgatgatgaagactcTGCTTCATGTCAGCTGCACAAGTCAACTGAGGGTGAACCGCCTCACTGCACTCATCcaggcgtgtgtgcgtgcgtgtgtgtgtgtgtgtgtgtgtgtgtgtgtgtgcgctcgtgTTTGCAAACATGCCGACAGCCA
This portion of the Solea senegalensis isolate Sse05_10M unplaced genomic scaffold, IFAPA_SoseM_1 scf7180000017031, whole genome shotgun sequence genome encodes:
- the LOC122763757 gene encoding zinc transporter 6-like codes for the protein MKKPSQVYSFGFERLEVLAVFASTVLVQLGALFILKESVERFMEQPEVHTGRLLVGTFVALFFNLLTLLSVKNKPFTYVSEGTAPSPLYSLLSLL